In Malaclemys terrapin pileata isolate rMalTer1 chromosome 10, rMalTer1.hap1, whole genome shotgun sequence, the following are encoded in one genomic region:
- the LOC128844058 gene encoding relaxin-3 receptor 1-like, protein MFPARGGAAWLDGGPANASGGRPNTSAWERPSFRILQEVAVPARAALALRILIAAVYLGVCALGAVGNLLVLLRGRPRRPRSSLDAFVRNLAATDLQFALTLPFWAADTALDFSWPFGGPLCTLVLSATVLNMYASAFFLTALSVARYRSVASALRRPSGRLRPGSVRCLCALLWAAACLATLPAALFSAVRRVAGEPLCLLHFPEGRDWLALYHLQKILLAFVLPLATLSLCYLLLLHRLGSARPRGSRVTRAVTIAVLAFFLCWLPNQALTLWGVLVKLGALPWDRAYYLVHAYLFPVTVCLAHANSGLNPLLYCLLRPEFRQRLRELCWGRGRMGARARSLGTG, encoded by the coding sequence ATGTTCCCCGCCCGCGGCGGGGCGGCCTGGCTGGACGGGGGCCCCGCCAACGCGTCCGGGGGGCGCCCGAACACCTCGGCCTGGGAGCGGCCGAGCTTCCGCATCCTGCAGGAGGTGGCGGTGCCGGCCCGCGCCGCCCTGGCGCTGCGGATCCTGATCGCCGCCGTTTACCTGGGCGTGTGCGCCCTGGGCGCGGTGGGCaacctgctggtgctgctgcggGGGCGGCCGCGGCGCCCCCGCTCCAGCCTCGACGCCTTCGTGCGCAACCTGGCGGCCACCGACCTGCAGTTCGCGCTGACCCTGCCCTTCTGGGCCGCCGACACGGCGCTGGACTTCAGCTGGCCCTTCGGGGGCCCGCTCTGCACCCTGGTGCTCTCCGCCACCGTGCTCAACATGTACGCCAGCGCCTTCTTCCTCACCGCCCTCAGCGTGGCCCGCTACCGCTCCGTGGCCTCCGCCCTGCGGCGCCCCAGCGGCCGCCTGCGCCccggctccgtgcgctgcctctGCGCGCTCCTCTGGGCCGCCGCCTGCCTGGCCACCCTGCCCGCCGCCCTCTTCTCTGCCGTGCGCCGCGTGGCCGGCGAGCCGCTCTGCCTGCTGCACTTCCCCGAGGGCCGGGACTGGCTGGCCCTCTACCACCTGCAGAAGATCCTGCTGGCCTTCGTGCTGCCCCTGGCCACCCTGAGCCTCTgttacctgctgctgctgcaccgtctgggcagcgcccggccccggGGCTCCCGGGTCACCCGCGCCGTCACCATCGCGGTGCTGGCCTTCTTCCTCTGCTGGCTGCCCAACCAGGCCCTCACCCTCTGGGGCGTGCTGGTGAAGCTGGGCGCCCTGCCCTGGGACAGAGCCTACTACCTGGTGCACGCCTACCTCTTCCCCGTCACCGTGTGCCTGGCGCACGCCAACAGcggcctcaaccccctgctctactGCCTGCTGCGCCCCGAGTTCCGCCAGCGGCTCCGGGAGCTGTGCTGGGGCCGCGGGAGGATGGGAGCCAGGGCGCGGAGCCTTGGCACCGGGTGA
- the MORF4L1 gene encoding mortality factor 4-like protein 1 isoform X2, translated as MAPKQDPKPKFQEGERVLCFHGPLLYEAKCVKVAIKDKQVKYFIHYSGWNKNWDEWVPESRVLKYVDTNLQKQKELQKANQEQYAEGKMRGAAPGKKTSGLQQKNVEVFFRRDGAHTVCCLETPTISTRKTKKNKQKTPGIGEGSSTSETPQPPRKKRARVDPTVESEETFMNRVEVKVKIPEELKPWLVDDWDLITRQKQLFYLPAKKNVDSILEDYASYKKSRGNTDNKEYAVNEVVAGIKEYFNVMLGTQLLYKFERPQYAEILADHPDAPMSQVYGAPHLLRLFVRIGAMLAYTPLDEKSLALLLNYLHDFLKYLAKNASTLFSASDYEVAPPEYHRKAV; from the exons ATGGCGCCCAAGCAGGACCCCAAGCCCAAATTCCAGGAGG GTGAACGAGTGCTGTGTTTTCATGGACCTCTCCTTTATGAAGCAAAG TGTGTAAAGGTTGCCATAAAGGACAAACAAGTGAAATACTTTATACATTACAGTGGTTGGAATAAAAA CTGGGATGAATGGGTTCCAGAAAGCAGAGTGCTCAAATACGTGGACACGAATCTGCAGAAACAGAAAGAACTTCAAAAGGCCAATCA ggaacaATATGCAGAGGGCAAGATGAGAGGTGCTGCTCCAGGCAAGAAGACATCTGGTCTGCAACAGAAAAATGTTGAAGT ATTTTTCAGACGAGATGGAGCGCATACTGTTTGCTGTTTGGAGACCCCTACAATATCGACACG gaaaacaaaaaagaacaaacagAAAA CTCCTGGAATTGGGGAAGGCAGCAGTACCAGCGAGACTCCCCAGCCTCCTAGGAAGAAAAGGGCTCGAGTGGATCCCACGGTTGAAAGT GAAGAAACATTTATGAACAGAGTTGAAGTAAAGGTAAAAATTCCAGAAGAGCTGAAACCATGGCTTGTTGATGACTGGGATTTGATCACCAGGCAAAAACAG CTCTTTTATCTTCCTGCCAAGAAGAACGTTGACTCCATTTTAGAGGATTACGCAAGCTACAAGAAATCACGAGGAAACACTGATAATAA AGAATATGCTGTTAATGAAGTTGTTGCTGGAATAAAAGAGTACTTCAATGTAATGTTGGGGACTCAACTGCTGTACAAATTTGAGAGGCCACAGTATGCTGAAATCTTAGCAGATCATCCTGATGCGCCTATGTCACAAGTCTATGGTGCACCACACCTACTACGATTATTTG TACGAATTGGAGCTATGCTTGCCTACACCCCTCTTGATGAGAAGAGCCTGGCTTTGTTGTTAAACTACTTGCATGATTTCTTGAA
- the MORF4L1 gene encoding mortality factor 4-like protein 1 isoform X1 produces MAPKQDPKPKFQEGERVLCFHGPLLYEAKCVKVAIKDKQVKYFIHYSGWNKKEKSELFLLHWDEWVPESRVLKYVDTNLQKQKELQKANQEQYAEGKMRGAAPGKKTSGLQQKNVEVFFRRDGAHTVCCLETPTISTRKTKKNKQKTPGIGEGSSTSETPQPPRKKRARVDPTVESEETFMNRVEVKVKIPEELKPWLVDDWDLITRQKQLFYLPAKKNVDSILEDYASYKKSRGNTDNKEYAVNEVVAGIKEYFNVMLGTQLLYKFERPQYAEILADHPDAPMSQVYGAPHLLRLFVRIGAMLAYTPLDEKSLALLLNYLHDFLKYLAKNASTLFSASDYEVAPPEYHRKAV; encoded by the exons ATGGCGCCCAAGCAGGACCCCAAGCCCAAATTCCAGGAGG GTGAACGAGTGCTGTGTTTTCATGGACCTCTCCTTTATGAAGCAAAG TGTGTAAAGGTTGCCATAAAGGACAAACAAGTGAAATACTTTATACATTACAGTGGTTGGAATAAAAA AGAGAAATCAGAGCTCTTCCTTTTACA CTGGGATGAATGGGTTCCAGAAAGCAGAGTGCTCAAATACGTGGACACGAATCTGCAGAAACAGAAAGAACTTCAAAAGGCCAATCA ggaacaATATGCAGAGGGCAAGATGAGAGGTGCTGCTCCAGGCAAGAAGACATCTGGTCTGCAACAGAAAAATGTTGAAGT ATTTTTCAGACGAGATGGAGCGCATACTGTTTGCTGTTTGGAGACCCCTACAATATCGACACG gaaaacaaaaaagaacaaacagAAAA CTCCTGGAATTGGGGAAGGCAGCAGTACCAGCGAGACTCCCCAGCCTCCTAGGAAGAAAAGGGCTCGAGTGGATCCCACGGTTGAAAGT GAAGAAACATTTATGAACAGAGTTGAAGTAAAGGTAAAAATTCCAGAAGAGCTGAAACCATGGCTTGTTGATGACTGGGATTTGATCACCAGGCAAAAACAG CTCTTTTATCTTCCTGCCAAGAAGAACGTTGACTCCATTTTAGAGGATTACGCAAGCTACAAGAAATCACGAGGAAACACTGATAATAA AGAATATGCTGTTAATGAAGTTGTTGCTGGAATAAAAGAGTACTTCAATGTAATGTTGGGGACTCAACTGCTGTACAAATTTGAGAGGCCACAGTATGCTGAAATCTTAGCAGATCATCCTGATGCGCCTATGTCACAAGTCTATGGTGCACCACACCTACTACGATTATTTG TACGAATTGGAGCTATGCTTGCCTACACCCCTCTTGATGAGAAGAGCCTGGCTTTGTTGTTAAACTACTTGCATGATTTCTTGAA